A section of the Pseudomonas flavescens genome encodes:
- a CDS encoding MaoC family dehydratase, whose product MTIHYLDDLQPGQRFVGTTRVRLDAEAIKTFAAEFDPQPFHLDEAAASTSIFGALAASGWHTAALTMRLLVDCEPKLAGGIVGAGFDELRWPLPVRPGDELRVELEVLEVRPSRSKPTQGLVKMRTTTLNQDGQVVQVSVGNLVVPRRPEQ is encoded by the coding sequence ATGACCATCCACTACCTGGACGACCTGCAACCGGGTCAACGCTTCGTTGGCACTACCCGGGTTCGCCTCGACGCGGAGGCCATCAAGACCTTCGCCGCCGAGTTCGACCCCCAGCCATTCCATCTCGACGAAGCCGCTGCCAGCACCTCGATCTTCGGCGCACTGGCCGCCAGCGGCTGGCACACCGCAGCGTTGACCATGCGCCTGCTGGTGGACTGCGAGCCGAAACTTGCGGGCGGCATCGTCGGTGCCGGATTCGATGAGCTGCGCTGGCCGTTGCCGGTCAGGCCCGGTGACGAGCTGCGCGTGGAGCTCGAGGTGCTGGAGGTGCGGCCATCCAGGTCGAAGCCTACTCAAGGGCTGGTGAAAATGCGCACCACCACGCTGAATCAGGATGGCCAGGTCGTGCAGGTTTCCGTGGGCAATCTGGTGGTGCCTCGTCGCCCTGAGCAATAG
- a CDS encoding NADH:flavin oxidoreductase has product MSDVLFSPFKLKSLDLPNRIVMAPMTRGMAPEGIPGQAHSEYYSRRAAGGVGLILTEGTVIDRPASRNMPGIPFFHGDAALAGWAEVAKAVHAAGGRIGPQIWHTGSTRSRGEWVPDAPVESPSGLVAPDDPRGVSMTLEDIADTVAAFASAAADAKRLGFDTVELHGAHGYLIDQFFWPGTNTRTDAFGGATIAERSRFAAEAVRAVRAAVGPDFPLILRVSQWKQQDYAARLATTPEEMTAWLAPLVEAGVDILHCSQRRFWEPEFADIDGEQGLNFAGWAKKLTGAATISVGSVGLDGDFFGAFGGKGSDAAVLDNLHLRLEREEFDLIAVGRVLISDAQWANKVRNGEPLPGFNAADLATLA; this is encoded by the coding sequence ATGTCCGACGTTCTGTTCAGCCCCTTCAAGCTGAAAAGCCTGGATCTTCCCAACCGTATCGTCATGGCGCCCATGACCCGTGGCATGGCGCCCGAAGGCATTCCTGGCCAGGCGCATTCCGAGTACTACAGCCGGCGCGCTGCCGGTGGCGTGGGCCTGATTCTGACCGAGGGCACGGTGATCGACCGCCCGGCCTCGCGCAACATGCCGGGCATTCCATTCTTCCATGGCGATGCAGCGCTGGCTGGCTGGGCTGAAGTGGCCAAGGCCGTACATGCGGCCGGCGGTCGTATCGGCCCACAGATCTGGCACACCGGCTCGACCCGCTCCCGTGGCGAGTGGGTGCCTGATGCACCGGTCGAAAGCCCCTCCGGGCTGGTGGCCCCCGATGATCCGCGCGGCGTGAGCATGACCCTGGAAGACATCGCCGATACCGTGGCCGCATTCGCCAGCGCTGCGGCGGATGCCAAACGTCTGGGCTTCGACACGGTCGAGCTGCATGGCGCCCATGGCTACCTGATCGACCAGTTCTTCTGGCCGGGGACCAACACCCGTACCGATGCCTTTGGCGGTGCGACCATCGCCGAGCGTTCGCGCTTCGCTGCCGAGGCGGTACGCGCCGTTCGCGCGGCCGTTGGGCCGGACTTCCCGCTGATCCTGCGGGTCAGCCAGTGGAAACAGCAGGACTACGCCGCTCGCCTGGCGACCACGCCAGAGGAAATGACCGCCTGGCTGGCGCCGCTGGTCGAGGCCGGCGTGGATATTCTGCATTGCTCGCAGCGCCGTTTCTGGGAGCCGGAGTTCGCGGATATCGACGGCGAACAAGGCCTCAACTTCGCGGGCTGGGCGAAGAAACTCACCGGGGCAGCGACCATCAGCGTCGGCTCGGTAGGGCTCGATGGCGACTTCTTCGGCGCCTTTGGCGGCAAGGGCTCCGATGCCGCGGTGCTGGACAACCTGCACCTGCGCCTCGAGCGTGAAGAGTTCGACCTGATCGCCGTCGGCCGTGTGCTGATCTCCGACGCACAGTGGGCCAACAAGGTCCGCAACGGTGAGCCGCTGCCGGGCTTCAATGCCGCCGACCTCGCCACCCTGGCCTGA
- a CDS encoding SDR family NAD(P)-dependent oxidoreductase translates to MQPWVLITGASSGFGEEFARQYAQLGHRLILVARRLDRLQALAESLRQQHGIEVVVEQVDLADIEAVRDLHRRLNQRGIEVDVLINNAGHGLQGPFLDGPLDSALSMIGLDIASLTAMTHLFGQDMRRRKRGKILQVASILAYQGVESFAVYSAAKAYVLRFGEALHREFKADGVTVTTLCPGMTDTGFASTAKQRITPALEAVMMKTPPVVRAGIRAMNGGRISVVPGIANKLNVVFMWATPRWLHQAVLARIMAA, encoded by the coding sequence ATGCAGCCATGGGTACTGATCACCGGCGCGTCGAGCGGTTTCGGTGAAGAATTCGCCAGGCAGTACGCACAGCTCGGGCACCGCCTGATACTGGTGGCGCGGCGCCTGGATCGCCTCCAAGCGCTGGCCGAGTCGCTGCGCCAGCAGCACGGTATCGAGGTCGTGGTGGAACAGGTCGACCTCGCGGATATCGAGGCGGTCCGTGATCTGCATCGCCGTTTGAATCAGCGCGGCATCGAGGTCGACGTGCTGATCAACAACGCCGGGCACGGGCTCCAGGGCCCGTTCCTGGACGGCCCGCTGGACTCCGCCCTGTCGATGATCGGGCTGGATATCGCCAGCCTCACGGCCATGACCCACCTGTTCGGCCAGGACATGCGCCGGCGCAAGCGCGGCAAGATCCTGCAGGTCGCCAGCATCCTGGCCTATCAGGGTGTCGAGAGTTTCGCGGTCTACTCGGCGGCCAAGGCCTACGTGCTTCGTTTCGGCGAAGCCTTGCACAGGGAGTTCAAGGCGGATGGCGTGACCGTCACCACGCTGTGCCCGGGCATGACCGACACGGGCTTCGCCAGCACGGCAAAGCAACGCATCACGCCAGCCCTGGAGGCCGTGATGATGAAGACGCCGCCCGTGGTGCGCGCAGGTATTCGCGCCATGAATGGCGGGCGTATCAGCGTGGTTCCCGGTATTGCCAACAAACTGAATGTCGTGTTCATGTGGGCGACGCCGCGCTGGCTTCACCAGGCCGTGCTGGCCCGAATAATGGCTGCGTGA
- a CDS encoding aldo/keto reductase, translated as MKYTTFGKTGLQVSQVALGTGNFGTGWGYGADPDTSQAIFNAYAEAGGNFIDTADVYQFGQSEALLGTLLEGRREDFVLATKFANGAAADANRLVTGNSRKAMVASVEASLKRLKTDRIDLYWVHHPDAVTPMEEVIRGLDDLARAGKILYAGLSNFPAWRLAHAATLAELTRALPIAAAQFEHSLVHRDPEADLFPASHALGLGIVTWSPLGGGMLTGKYRHGEKGRAEGFGGRVFQAENSAQRTQILDVLISVADELGINPGQVAIAWAGTHGAAPIIGPRSLAQLTDNLGSLALELSTEQIARLDAVSDPGQATAARVPVAWASGNLPRVVA; from the coding sequence ATGAAATACACAACGTTCGGCAAAACGGGCTTGCAGGTTTCCCAGGTTGCGCTGGGCACGGGCAATTTTGGAACCGGCTGGGGTTATGGCGCCGACCCTGATACCAGTCAGGCCATTTTCAACGCCTATGCCGAAGCTGGTGGCAACTTCATCGACACAGCCGACGTGTATCAGTTCGGCCAGTCCGAAGCGCTGCTGGGTACGCTGTTGGAGGGGCGCCGCGAGGATTTCGTCCTCGCGACCAAGTTCGCCAACGGCGCGGCAGCCGATGCCAACCGCCTGGTCACCGGTAACAGCCGCAAGGCGATGGTCGCGTCGGTCGAGGCGAGCCTGAAGCGCCTCAAGACCGACCGTATCGATCTCTACTGGGTGCACCATCCTGACGCTGTGACGCCCATGGAAGAGGTGATTCGTGGCCTCGACGATCTGGCTCGTGCCGGCAAGATTCTCTATGCGGGCCTGTCGAACTTTCCGGCCTGGCGTCTCGCCCATGCGGCTACCCTGGCGGAGCTGACGCGTGCGCTTCCCATCGCGGCGGCGCAGTTCGAGCACAGCCTGGTGCATCGCGACCCCGAGGCCGATCTGTTCCCGGCATCCCATGCCCTGGGGCTGGGTATCGTCACCTGGTCGCCGCTGGGTGGTGGCATGCTCACCGGCAAATACCGACACGGCGAGAAGGGCCGGGCCGAAGGCTTCGGTGGGCGGGTATTCCAGGCCGAGAACTCGGCGCAGCGCACGCAGATTCTCGACGTGCTGATCTCGGTTGCCGATGAGCTGGGCATCAACCCGGGCCAGGTTGCGATTGCCTGGGCCGGCACTCACGGCGCGGCGCCGATCATCGGCCCACGTTCCCTCGCGCAGCTCACCGATAACCTTGGTTCTCTGGCGCTCGAGCTGTCGACCGAGCAGATCGCCCGCCTCGATGCGGTGAGCGATCCGGGCCAGGCCACAGCTGCGCGAGTCCCGGTTGCCTGGGCTTCGGGCAACCTTCCGAGAGTCGTTGCCTAA
- a CDS encoding LysR family transcriptional regulator codes for MVFTSESLRVFLAVIDQGSFSAAARALGRVPSAVNMAVSQLEAELDLVLFDRSTRKALPTPAARALEPQARQVASQLNLLDAHALQLHKGLERRLVLAMAPELQTGAWSRPLTTLAREFPTLEIEIRSAAQTDAVRMLHEGSVQVALMFERPGIDEREAFAEAGSQLLTAVAAPGYPFTSEGEPLDEAHMANTRQIVVASGDPNASDPQIVLSHRVWLTDSYMATLDLVQAGMGWAYLPQPLVQPMIASGVLAAVKFDNMASQIRLWVDVIWYKSRPLGLGARRYLQLLREQVEAGPARS; via the coding sequence ATGGTGTTCACCAGCGAATCGTTGCGGGTATTTCTCGCCGTTATCGATCAAGGCTCGTTTTCCGCCGCAGCCCGTGCCCTGGGCCGGGTGCCCTCGGCAGTGAACATGGCGGTGTCGCAACTGGAGGCGGAACTCGACCTGGTCCTCTTCGACCGTTCGACCCGCAAGGCGCTGCCCACCCCTGCCGCTCGGGCCCTCGAACCCCAGGCCAGGCAGGTGGCCAGCCAGCTGAACCTGCTCGATGCCCATGCGTTGCAATTGCACAAGGGCCTGGAAAGAAGGTTGGTCCTGGCGATGGCCCCGGAACTGCAAACCGGCGCCTGGAGTCGCCCGCTGACGACTCTGGCTCGGGAGTTTCCGACGCTGGAAATAGAGATACGCTCAGCCGCGCAGACCGATGCGGTGCGCATGCTCCACGAGGGCAGCGTGCAGGTGGCGTTGATGTTCGAACGCCCCGGCATCGACGAACGCGAAGCCTTTGCCGAGGCCGGTAGCCAGTTGCTTACCGCAGTCGCGGCGCCGGGTTACCCGTTCACCAGTGAAGGCGAACCGCTGGACGAGGCGCACATGGCGAACACGCGGCAGATCGTGGTGGCCAGTGGCGACCCCAATGCCTCGGACCCGCAGATCGTACTGTCCCATCGCGTGTGGCTGACGGACAGCTACATGGCCACCCTCGATCTGGTGCAGGCTGGCATGGGCTGGGCCTACCTGCCACAGCCGCTGGTTCAGCCGATGATCGCCTCCGGCGTGCTGGCTGCGGTCAAGTTCGACAACATGGCCAGCCAGATACGCCTGTGGGTCGATGTCATCTGGTACAAGAGCCGACCTCTGGGCCTGGGGGCACGCCGCTACCTGCAACTGCTGCGCGAGCAGGTCGAGGCCGGGCCGGCGCGTTCGTAA
- a CDS encoding SDR family NAD(P)-dependent oxidoreductase has protein sequence MQPVVLITGALGGIGQAMCERFNAGGWTVFGTDLDATALAARQAEGKLAGAHAADIRQPSACKAVVAALLASAGRLDALVNCAGVWREGPVESFSEDDFDIVLDVNLKATFFMCSASIPALRESQGAIVNISSDAGRQGNRNAAAYCASKGAVTLMTKALALDLAPSGVRCNSVSPGDVQTPMLAFQAQRYGNGDQPAYYRDLLAKYPQGEAARFIQPGEVADLAYFLCQSGARSITGADMAIDCGVSAGN, from the coding sequence ATGCAGCCCGTCGTTCTGATCACCGGTGCCCTGGGAGGTATCGGCCAGGCCATGTGCGAGCGTTTCAATGCAGGCGGCTGGACCGTGTTCGGCACCGACCTGGACGCTACCGCGCTTGCTGCCCGGCAGGCCGAAGGCAAGCTGGCCGGCGCCCACGCTGCCGATATTCGCCAGCCGAGCGCCTGCAAGGCGGTGGTCGCGGCGCTGCTCGCCAGCGCCGGCCGGCTGGACGCCTTGGTCAACTGCGCCGGGGTGTGGCGGGAAGGGCCGGTCGAGTCGTTCAGCGAAGACGATTTCGACATCGTGCTGGACGTCAACCTCAAGGCCACGTTCTTCATGTGCTCGGCCAGCATCCCGGCGCTGCGCGAGAGCCAGGGCGCCATCGTCAACATCTCCAGCGACGCCGGGCGACAGGGCAATCGCAACGCCGCTGCGTACTGCGCGAGCAAGGGCGCGGTGACCCTCATGACCAAGGCGCTGGCGCTGGACCTGGCGCCGTCCGGCGTGCGCTGCAACAGCGTGTCACCGGGCGATGTGCAGACCCCGATGCTGGCGTTCCAGGCCCAGCGTTACGGCAACGGCGACCAACCGGCGTACTACCGGGACCTGCTGGCCAAGTACCCGCAAGGCGAGGCGGCACGCTTCATCCAGCCCGGCGAAGTGGCCGACCTGGCGTATTTCCTTTGCCAGAGCGGCGCACGGTCCATCACCGGCGCCGACATGGCAATCGACTGTGGTGTGTCGGCCGGCAACTGA
- a CDS encoding TetR/AcrR family transcriptional regulator: MRVTKAQAQANRALIVETASTLFRDRGYDGVGVADLMAAAGFTHGGFYKHFGSKADLMAEAAACGISKTLERSSDVDAATFFKFYVSRQHRDARGPGCTMAALGGDAARQPDQIKAIFADGIEGLLATLQQQDGSRSQEARAQMIGQLAQAVGAIVLSRACPDDSALADEIIDACRVQILAAFPEKAD, translated from the coding sequence ATGCGAGTCACCAAGGCCCAGGCCCAGGCGAACCGAGCGTTGATCGTCGAAACCGCTTCAACGCTGTTTCGTGATCGTGGTTATGACGGAGTGGGCGTGGCCGACCTGATGGCCGCCGCCGGCTTCACCCATGGCGGGTTCTACAAGCACTTCGGCTCCAAGGCCGACCTGATGGCGGAAGCGGCTGCGTGCGGGATTTCGAAAACCCTGGAGCGCAGCAGCGATGTGGACGCGGCCACCTTTTTCAAATTCTACGTTTCCCGACAACACCGAGATGCCCGTGGGCCTGGCTGCACCATGGCCGCCCTCGGCGGCGATGCGGCGCGTCAGCCTGACCAGATCAAGGCGATATTCGCTGACGGCATCGAGGGTTTGCTGGCAACGCTCCAGCAGCAGGACGGCTCTCGAAGCCAGGAGGCGCGAGCGCAAATGATCGGCCAGCTCGCACAGGCGGTCGGGGCAATCGTGTTGTCGCGCGCCTGCCCGGACGACTCTGCGCTGGCGGACGAGATCATCGACGCCTGTCGCGTGCAGATCCTCGCGGCCTTCCCCGAGAAGGCGGATTGA
- a CDS encoding SDR family NAD(P)-dependent oxidoreductase, with product MFRAMAGQVALVSGAGSERGIGMAIARRLGAAGVKLIVTASSARIAERVAELRAAGFEAEGRAVDLTEEAQVQDFAAWAESRWGRIDILVNNAGMAMQGSPEPFVEVSKMSLAVWNLSISRNLTTAFLLTRAVLPGMQQRGYGRVVHVSSVTGTRVGNQGEAGYSAAKAGMVGLNLSLALEVAGQGITVNSVAPGWIATGGAQPEEARAAAYVPVGRAGHPEEVAAAVAFLASPEASYITGETLVIDGGNSLIENKAP from the coding sequence ATGTTCAGGGCAATGGCAGGTCAGGTGGCGTTGGTCAGCGGGGCCGGTAGCGAGCGTGGCATCGGTATGGCCATCGCGCGCAGGCTCGGTGCGGCTGGCGTGAAGCTGATCGTCACCGCCAGCAGCGCGCGCATCGCCGAGCGCGTGGCCGAGCTGCGCGCCGCCGGTTTCGAGGCCGAGGGCCGTGCGGTCGACCTCACCGAAGAAGCGCAGGTGCAGGATTTCGCGGCCTGGGCCGAGTCGCGCTGGGGGCGCATCGATATCCTGGTCAACAACGCCGGCATGGCCATGCAGGGTAGCCCCGAGCCCTTCGTCGAGGTGTCGAAGATGAGCCTCGCCGTATGGAACCTGTCGATCTCGCGCAACCTGACCACCGCCTTTCTGCTCACCCGAGCCGTGTTGCCAGGCATGCAGCAGCGCGGCTATGGCCGTGTGGTGCATGTCAGCTCGGTGACCGGCACGCGGGTCGGCAATCAGGGCGAAGCCGGCTACAGCGCGGCCAAGGCGGGCATGGTCGGGCTCAACCTGTCGCTGGCGCTGGAAGTGGCCGGGCAGGGCATCACCGTCAACTCGGTGGCGCCTGGCTGGATCGCCACCGGCGGCGCCCAGCCGGAAGAGGCGCGTGCCGCTGCCTACGTGCCAGTGGGCCGCGCTGGCCACCCCGAAGAAGTCGCCGCCGCGGTGGCCTTCCTGGCGTCCCCCGAGGCGAGCTACATCACCGGTGAGACGCTGGTGATCGATGGCGGCAACAGCCTGATCGAGAACAAGGCGCCCTGA
- a CDS encoding glutamine synthetase family protein — translation MQFADIQEARDFLAAHPEVRSIELMLIDANGVPRGKLLHRDELLAIYENGRPLPSSILALTIQGEDVETTGLVWEVADADCWTYPLPGSLTLQPWRSTPTGQLQVSMHPTQGLPATPADPRHALVRVIERLKADGFHPVMAVELEFYLLDKQRAATGRPQPALQMNGVRPQAPQVYGVYELEQLQPFLDDLYAACEVQGLPVRTAISEYAPGQVELTLEHRFDALQAIDEGIRYKRLVKGVANQHGLQACFMAKPFGDLAGSGMHLHVSLADEQGNNLYASEDPQGTPLLRHSIGGMMATLLDSLAIFCPNANSFRRFQANSYAPLAKSWGVNNRTVSFRVPGGPANSRHIEHRICGADANPYLAAAAILAGIHHGIREQIDPGAAIVGNGYEQASEFLPTDWLTALRALEQSSWAKEALGEAFLKVFLAIKQTEYRQFMAEVGEQDWRWYLHHA, via the coding sequence ATGCAATTCGCCGACATTCAGGAAGCCCGCGACTTTCTCGCCGCCCACCCCGAGGTGCGCAGCATCGAGCTGATGCTGATCGATGCCAATGGCGTGCCGCGTGGCAAGCTGCTGCACCGTGATGAGCTGCTGGCGATCTATGAAAATGGCCGGCCACTGCCCAGCTCGATCCTGGCCCTGACCATTCAGGGTGAAGATGTCGAAACCACTGGCCTGGTCTGGGAAGTGGCCGATGCCGACTGCTGGACCTACCCGCTACCCGGCAGCCTGACCCTGCAACCCTGGCGCAGTACGCCCACCGGGCAACTGCAGGTGAGCATGCACCCGACCCAGGGCCTGCCCGCCACCCCTGCCGACCCTCGGCATGCCCTGGTGCGGGTGATCGAACGCCTCAAGGCCGACGGCTTTCATCCGGTGATGGCCGTGGAGCTGGAGTTCTACCTGCTGGACAAGCAGCGCGCTGCCACGGGCCGTCCGCAACCGGCTCTGCAAATGAACGGCGTGCGCCCCCAGGCGCCGCAGGTCTATGGTGTCTACGAGCTGGAGCAGCTGCAGCCGTTCCTCGACGATCTGTATGCCGCCTGCGAAGTGCAGGGCCTGCCGGTGCGCACGGCGATTTCCGAGTACGCGCCGGGCCAGGTCGAGTTGACCCTGGAGCACCGCTTCGATGCGCTGCAGGCCATCGACGAAGGCATTCGCTACAAGCGCCTGGTCAAGGGCGTGGCCAACCAGCACGGGCTGCAGGCCTGCTTCATGGCCAAGCCGTTCGGTGATCTGGCCGGCAGCGGCATGCACCTGCACGTCAGCCTGGCCGATGAGCAGGGCAACAACCTCTATGCCAGCGAAGACCCCCAGGGCACACCGCTGCTGCGCCACTCCATTGGCGGCATGATGGCCACGCTGCTCGATTCCTTGGCGATCTTTTGCCCCAACGCCAACTCGTTCCGCCGCTTCCAGGCCAACAGCTATGCGCCGCTGGCCAAGAGCTGGGGCGTGAACAACCGTACCGTGTCGTTCCGTGTGCCAGGTGGCCCGGCCAACAGCCGTCACATCGAGCACCGCATCTGTGGCGCCGACGCCAACCCGTATCTGGCGGCAGCGGCGATTCTCGCCGGCATCCATCACGGCATTCGCGAGCAGATCGATCCGGGCGCAGCCATCGTCGGCAACGGCTACGAGCAGGCCAGCGAATTCTTGCCGACCGACTGGCTCACTGCACTGCGTGCCCTGGAACAGTCCAGCTGGGCCAAAGAAGCCCTGGGCGAGGCATTTCTCAAGGTGTTTCTGGCGATCAAGCAGACCGAATACCGTCAGTTCATGGCTGAGGTCGGTGAGCAGGATTGGCGCTGGTATCTGCATCACGCTTGA
- a CDS encoding DUF2946 domain-containing protein — translation MKLARDERSLIAWMLYASVLFSLFVCGIHHGQMSGLALSGLNGGYCASGSDHGQSYDDGGSSQSQQMSAPFNCPLCSSSSLAVAVNTASWNIGHLLSALPSPIVARSLAQPPPRYLWPSLNPRASPFRLLAV, via the coding sequence ATGAAACTCGCCCGCGATGAACGCTCACTGATTGCATGGATGCTCTACGCCAGCGTCCTGTTCAGTCTGTTCGTCTGCGGGATTCATCATGGACAGATGAGCGGCCTCGCCCTCAGCGGTCTGAACGGTGGCTATTGCGCCTCTGGCAGTGACCACGGCCAGAGCTACGACGACGGCGGTTCCAGCCAGTCTCAGCAAATGAGTGCGCCGTTCAACTGCCCGCTGTGCTCCTCCTCTTCCCTGGCCGTCGCCGTCAATACCGCCAGCTGGAACATTGGCCATCTGCTCTCGGCACTGCCGTCGCCAATCGTCGCGCGCAGCCTGGCACAACCGCCACCGCGCTATCTATGGCCCTCCCTGAATCCCCGCGCCTCCCCTTTTCGCCTCCTCGCCGTGTGA
- a CDS encoding SDR family NAD(P)-dependent oxidoreductase: protein MTSLTTVLITGASSGIGATYAQRFARRGHDLVLVARDQTRLDALATRLRAEHGVAVDVLQADLTQPADLLEVEARLRDDARIGVLINNAGVAQSGSFIEQTADSIDRLITLNTTALARLASAVAPRFAAAGAGSIVNIGSVVGLAPEFGMSVYGASKAFVLFLSQGLNLELGPKGVYVQAVLPAATRTEIWERAGMDVNALPEVMEVDELVDAALVGFDRRELVTIPPLHDEAGWGGLEAARLTLLSGIRQARAAERYLSPEAQ from the coding sequence ATGACCAGCCTTACTACCGTCCTCATCACCGGCGCTTCCTCCGGCATCGGCGCCACTTATGCACAACGCTTCGCACGCCGCGGCCATGATCTGGTCCTGGTGGCGCGTGACCAGACGCGCCTGGATGCCCTCGCGACCCGCTTGCGTGCAGAACATGGCGTCGCCGTCGATGTTCTCCAGGCTGACCTGACTCAGCCAGCCGATCTGCTGGAGGTGGAGGCGCGCCTGCGCGATGACGCACGGATCGGCGTGCTCATCAACAACGCGGGTGTGGCTCAATCCGGCAGCTTCATCGAGCAGACGGCCGACAGCATCGACCGCCTGATCACCCTCAATACCACTGCCCTGGCACGCCTTGCCAGCGCCGTCGCGCCCCGGTTCGCCGCAGCAGGTGCCGGTAGCATCGTCAACATCGGTTCGGTGGTTGGCCTGGCGCCGGAGTTCGGCATGTCGGTTTACGGCGCGAGCAAGGCCTTCGTGCTTTTCCTGTCGCAAGGGCTGAACCTGGAACTGGGCCCCAAAGGCGTTTACGTGCAGGCCGTGCTGCCGGCGGCGACCCGTACCGAAATCTGGGAGCGCGCAGGCATGGACGTCAACGCCCTGCCCGAGGTGATGGAGGTGGACGAGCTGGTGGACGCGGCGTTGGTCGGCTTCGACCGCCGCGAGCTGGTGACCATTCCGCCGCTGCACGACGAAGCGGGCTGGGGTGGTCTGGAAGCAGCACGCCTGACCCTGCTCTCCGGTATTCGACAGGCCCGTGCGGCCGAACGTTATCTGTCTCCCGAGGCTCAGTGA
- a CDS encoding aspartate aminotransferase family protein, whose amino-acid sequence MFNSGISESAVETFASRERERFLQRNPKSVELAKRARKSLFGGVPMHWMSDWSMPSSLFVSRAKGARFYDVDGHEYIDFCLGDTGSMFGHSPDPIAQAIAEQGANGLTTMLPGEDAVIAGELLAERFGLPFWQVATTATDANRFVIRWARAITGRKVLLVFDGCYHGTVDDVMVRCKEGRTVHRGGLIGQARNLAKTSRAVPFNDVTALEAALAQGDVAAILCEPAMTNIGMVLPEPGFMEKVRELSKRYGSLLIIDETHTISTGPGGCTRAWNLKPDFITLGKPIAGGVPCSVYGCSHEMAQAMRLAQQHASETSHGHGHSGMGTTLSANALAMHCMRVNLEQVMTPSAYEHMLPLAARLAAGLRQLIAKHGLNWSVTELGARCEFQFCATSPKTGAEAEAAFHDSLQMALHLYLINRGILITPFHNMTLCCPDTSAADVDTLLATLDEGLTELLAMPGARA is encoded by the coding sequence ATGTTCAACAGTGGAATCAGCGAGTCGGCGGTGGAGACCTTCGCCAGCCGCGAGCGCGAGCGTTTTCTGCAGCGCAACCCGAAATCCGTCGAGCTGGCCAAGCGTGCTCGCAAGTCGCTGTTCGGCGGGGTGCCCATGCACTGGATGAGCGACTGGTCGATGCCCAGTTCGCTGTTCGTCAGCCGTGCCAAGGGGGCGCGCTTCTACGATGTCGACGGCCACGAGTACATCGACTTCTGCCTCGGCGACACCGGCAGCATGTTCGGCCACTCGCCCGATCCCATCGCCCAGGCCATCGCCGAGCAGGGCGCCAATGGCCTGACCACCATGCTGCCCGGTGAGGATGCGGTAATCGCTGGCGAACTGCTTGCCGAGCGCTTTGGCCTGCCGTTCTGGCAGGTGGCGACCACCGCCACCGACGCCAACCGCTTCGTGATCCGCTGGGCGCGGGCGATCACCGGGCGCAAGGTGTTGCTGGTGTTCGACGGCTGCTACCACGGCACCGTCGACGATGTGATGGTGCGCTGCAAGGAAGGCCGCACCGTGCACCGCGGCGGCCTGATCGGCCAGGCGCGCAACCTGGCCAAGACCAGCCGCGCCGTGCCGTTCAACGATGTGACCGCGCTGGAGGCGGCGCTGGCCCAAGGCGACGTGGCAGCGATTCTCTGTGAGCCGGCGATGACCAATATCGGCATGGTGCTGCCCGAGCCGGGCTTCATGGAAAAGGTTCGCGAACTGAGCAAACGCTACGGCAGCCTGCTGATCATCGACGAAACCCACACCATCTCCACCGGACCTGGCGGCTGCACCCGCGCCTGGAACCTCAAACCGGACTTCATCACCCTCGGCAAGCCCATTGCTGGCGGCGTGCCGTGTTCGGTGTACGGCTGCAGCCATGAGATGGCCCAGGCCATGCGCCTGGCCCAGCAACACGCCAGCGAAACCAGCCATGGCCATGGCCATAGCGGCATGGGCACCACCTTGTCGGCCAACGCCCTGGCCATGCACTGCATGCGCGTCAACCTGGAGCAGGTGATGACCCCGTCGGCCTACGAGCACATGCTGCCGCTGGCCGCGCGACTGGCCGCTGGGCTGCGCCAACTGATCGCCAAGCATGGGCTGAACTGGTCGGTCACCGAGCTGGGCGCGCGCTGCGAATTCCAGTTCTGCGCCACCTCGCCGAAAACCGGTGCCGAGGCCGAAGCGGCCTTTCATGACAGCCTGCAGATGGCCTTGCACCTGTACCTGATCAACCGTGGCATCCTCATCACGCCGTTCCACAACATGACCCTGTGCTGCCCGGATACCAGCGCCGCCGATGTCGACACGCTGCTCGCCACCCTCGATGAGGGGCTTACCGAGCTGCTGGCGATGCCAGGTGCGCGTGCCTGA